A window of bacterium contains these coding sequences:
- a CDS encoding ABC transporter ATP-binding protein has product MSTNGLAISLFGLEKRYPGFTLGPLDLAIEPGTVVGLVGPNGAGKTTTLNCITGLVAADGGASEVFGRFNDPDDATWKRDVGYVGEEHGFYGRWTAEKNLRAIGRLQPGWSESRVRRLVERFELPLATKAADLSKGNRTKLALVAALGHGPRLLLLDEPTSGLDPVVRTEVLDVLWEVLEDGEAAILYSTHVLSDISRLADELVFLRDGQILQRSDTEALSEAWRRISFRLDDDVALAGTVRQQRVGTNHQAISSDHLSTVRQLRELGAENIEESRMSIDEIVVEILKGNRHVETR; this is encoded by the coding sequence ATGAGCACCAACGGTCTGGCGATCTCGCTTTTTGGCCTCGAGAAGAGGTACCCGGGCTTTACCCTCGGGCCCCTGGACCTCGCCATCGAGCCCGGGACCGTGGTCGGCCTGGTGGGTCCCAACGGGGCCGGCAAGACGACGACGCTCAACTGCATCACCGGCCTGGTGGCTGCCGATGGCGGCGCCTCGGAGGTCTTCGGGCGCTTCAACGACCCCGACGACGCGACCTGGAAGCGTGACGTCGGCTACGTCGGCGAGGAGCACGGCTTCTACGGGCGGTGGACGGCGGAAAAGAACCTGCGCGCCATCGGTCGCCTGCAGCCCGGCTGGTCGGAGTCCAGGGTCCGACGCCTGGTCGAGCGTTTCGAGCTGCCGCTGGCGACGAAGGCCGCGGACCTGTCCAAAGGCAACCGTACGAAGCTGGCGTTGGTCGCGGCGCTGGGCCACGGCCCGCGGCTGCTGCTCCTGGACGAGCCGACCTCGGGGCTCGACCCGGTGGTCCGGACAGAGGTGCTCGACGTGCTGTGGGAGGTCCTCGAGGACGGCGAGGCCGCCATCCTCTACTCCACCCACGTGCTGTCCGACATCAGCCGGCTGGCCGACGAGCTGGTCTTCCTGCGCGACGGACAGATCCTGCAACGCAGTGACACCGAGGCGCTTTCGGAGGCCTGGCGGAGGATCTCCTTCCGGCTCGACGACGACGTCGCCCTCGCGGGCACCGTCCGCCAGCAGCGCGTCGGCACGAATCATCAGGCGATCAGCTCGGACCACCTGTCGACGGTGCGGCAGCTCCGCGAGCTCGGGGCCGAGAACATCGAAGAGTCGAGAATGAGCATCGACGAGATCGTCGTCGAGATCCTGAAAGGCAATCGCCATGTGGAAACTCGTTAG
- a CDS encoding GntR family transcriptional regulator, protein MNALLLNLTDLSSEPLHGQISRQIRARILAHELTDEQPLPSIRVLAREQKVSVITVKRAYEDLERESLIRSRRGKGFFVSAISRETKQAMAEERLAAALSSLLDEALAEGLSRQRIGEVFRNLLEERR, encoded by the coding sequence ATGAACGCCCTACTCCTCAACCTCACTGACCTCTCGTCGGAGCCGCTCCACGGCCAGATCTCGCGCCAGATTCGGGCCCGGATCCTGGCGCACGAGCTGACCGACGAGCAGCCGCTGCCCTCGATCCGGGTCCTGGCGCGGGAGCAGAAGGTGAGCGTGATCACGGTGAAGCGGGCCTACGAGGACCTGGAGCGCGAGAGTCTGATTCGCTCGCGGCGAGGCAAGGGCTTCTTCGTCTCGGCCATCTCCCGGGAGACCAAGCAGGCGATGGCCGAGGAGCGTCTGGCGGCGGCCCTGTCCAGCCTGTTGGACGAGGCGCTGGCCGAGGGCCTGAGCCGGCAGCGGATCGGCGAGGTGTTTCGCAATCTCCTCGAGGAGCGGAGGTAA